A window from candidate division TA06 bacterium encodes these proteins:
- the rpsU gene encoding 30S ribosomal protein S21 → MHDSDSFEKALRIFKRKCIKEGLLADMRKGEFFSKPSVRKKVKSAKARSRKARFGM, encoded by the coding sequence ATTCACGACAGCGATTCCTTTGAAAAGGCTTTAAGGATCTTCAAACGCAAGTGCATCAAGGAAGGTTTGCTGGCCGATATGCGCAAGGGGGAGTTCTTCAGCAAGCCCAGCGTGCGTAAAAAGGTCAAATCGGCTAAGGCCCGCAGCCGTAAGGCCAGATTCGGGATGTAG